The following are encoded together in the Microterricola viridarii genome:
- a CDS encoding Ig-like domain-containing protein, which produces MRLRPIAITAVAALALTLGWPSAAFAAAPTVSFFTIDNTPLTASISMGALTLKADDTSAVTITFSEPVVGFNNADLAIENGTLSVLSSSDDMMWMATFAPANNVEAPTNVISFNLAGVTDYFGNPGVGWTSISYAIDTKRPTATIELDKSLLGIGETTTATITFSEEVVGFTAADLIVAGGTPSGLTQTADPVMWTFTLTPTAGFNGSGSIGLAPGSFTDGFGNSGSGAAATFTTDSTRPTASISMSDSELTAGETSTVTIIFSEAVTHFDNSDLSIANGTLSDVASGDGGMTWTATFTPTGGISDPTNLIVLNLTGVRDLAGNFGAGVKSSPNYTIDTMRPTATISVAPSALAVGLTATVTVTFSEAVTGFDNADLTIENGALSAVASSDGGVTWTATFTPTANVSDRTNVITLALTAVTNASGNTGVGTMSSNNYAIDTARPTATIVVADSALGIGETSTVTIAFSEAVTGFDVSQLSVANGTLSNLTTSDGITWIATLTPTAGIDDNTNLIMLDLGGLMDAFGNVGSSIGISNNYRIDHLRPTATIDLAKKALTAGETSPVTVTFSEAVVGFDNADLTIENGALSAVASSDGGVTWTATFTPATDVSDSTNVITLDLAGVRDVAGNPGVGGETSVNYAVDTVRPTASIVVSDSSLTAGETSRVTVTFSEAVVDFDNADLTVENGALSAVASSDGGVTWTATFTPATDVSDSTNVITLGLAGVRDVAGNAGVGSAVSNSYSVAAAPLALVVTVSDTTLGAGETSLVTFRFSRAVVGFSNANVTVTDGALSPVTSADGGVTFTATFTPAQNTRSTGNVISVNLAGVTDAFGASAGGAVVVSNSFAVATAPVPEKTPTPEETPAAPTETSGLASTGTDASGVLAAGALLVLLGAAVSVARRRATRA; this is translated from the coding sequence GTGCGTCTTCGCCCCATCGCCATCACCGCCGTTGCTGCGCTCGCTTTGACGCTCGGTTGGCCGAGTGCTGCATTCGCCGCAGCGCCCACAGTGAGCTTCTTCACGATCGACAACACACCCCTGACCGCAAGCATTTCAATGGGGGCCCTGACGCTCAAAGCCGACGATACTTCGGCCGTCACGATCACTTTCTCCGAACCCGTCGTGGGCTTCAACAACGCCGACCTCGCCATTGAAAACGGCACGCTGTCAGTCCTGAGCTCCTCCGACGACATGATGTGGATGGCCACCTTCGCTCCCGCGAACAACGTCGAAGCCCCTACCAACGTCATCTCGTTCAACCTGGCCGGAGTCACTGACTATTTCGGAAACCCCGGCGTCGGCTGGACGAGCATTTCCTACGCCATCGACACTAAGCGCCCGACGGCCACCATTGAGTTGGACAAGAGCCTGCTCGGGATCGGTGAAACCACCACGGCGACGATTACCTTCTCCGAAGAAGTTGTCGGCTTCACCGCGGCAGACCTCATCGTCGCCGGCGGAACCCCGTCGGGCCTGACCCAGACCGCCGACCCCGTCATGTGGACGTTCACGCTCACGCCGACGGCGGGCTTCAACGGTAGCGGCTCTATTGGGCTGGCACCCGGCAGTTTCACGGACGGATTCGGTAATTCCGGTTCTGGCGCCGCTGCGACCTTCACGACCGACAGCACTCGCCCGACCGCAAGTATCTCAATGTCGGACAGCGAGCTCACCGCCGGTGAGACCTCGACTGTCACGATCATTTTCTCCGAGGCCGTCACCCACTTCGACAATTCCGACCTGTCGATTGCAAACGGCACGCTGTCCGACGTGGCGTCCGGGGACGGCGGCATGACCTGGACGGCCACCTTCACCCCGACCGGCGGGATTTCTGACCCGACCAACCTCATCGTGCTCAACCTCACCGGCGTGAGGGACCTCGCCGGAAACTTCGGTGCTGGCGTTAAATCCTCTCCGAACTACACGATCGACACGATGCGCCCGACGGCTACCATCTCGGTCGCACCGAGTGCGCTTGCGGTCGGCCTGACAGCCACGGTCACGGTCACCTTCTCCGAGGCCGTCACCGGCTTCGACAACGCCGACCTGACCATTGAGAACGGCGCACTGTCCGCCGTTGCGTCTTCCGACGGAGGCGTGACCTGGACGGCCACGTTCACCCCGACGGCCAATGTTTCTGACAGGACCAATGTCATCACGCTCGCCCTCACCGCAGTCACCAACGCTTCCGGGAACACCGGCGTCGGCACGATGAGCTCGAACAACTACGCGATCGACACGGCGCGTCCGACGGCGACGATTGTCGTGGCAGACAGCGCGCTCGGAATCGGCGAGACCTCCACGGTGACAATTGCGTTCTCCGAAGCTGTAACCGGCTTCGACGTATCACAACTCTCCGTGGCCAACGGCACGCTGAGCAATCTGACCACGAGTGATGGCATCACTTGGATTGCCACCCTCACGCCGACGGCGGGCATCGACGACAACACCAACCTGATCATGTTGGACCTCGGCGGCCTCATGGATGCGTTCGGCAATGTCGGCAGCAGCATCGGCATCTCGAACAACTACAGGATTGACCACCTCCGGCCGACCGCAACTATCGACCTGGCGAAGAAGGCGCTCACCGCCGGTGAGACCTCGCCCGTCACGGTCACCTTCTCCGAGGCCGTCGTCGGCTTCGACAACGCCGACCTGACCATTGAGAACGGCGCACTGTCCGCTGTGGCGTCCTCCGACGGAGGCGTGACCTGGACGGCCACGTTCACCCCGGCGACCGATGTCTCTGACTCGACCAACGTCATCACACTCGACCTTGCCGGCGTGCGCGATGTGGCCGGCAATCCCGGTGTCGGCGGGGAGACATCCGTGAACTACGCGGTCGACACCGTGCGTCCGACGGCGAGTATTGTCGTGTCCGATTCATCGCTCACCGCCGGTGAGACCTCGCGCGTGACCGTCACCTTCTCCGAGGCCGTCGTCGACTTCGACAACGCCGACCTGACCGTTGAGAACGGCGCACTGTCCGCCGTGGCGTCCTCCGACGGAGGCGTGACCTGGACGGCCACGTTCACCCCGGCGACCGATGTCTCTGACTCGACCAACGTCATCACACTCGGCCTTGCCGGCGTGCGCGATGTGGCCGGCAACGCCGGTGTCGGCTCGGCGGTCTCTAACTCGTACTCCGTGGCCGCAGCGCCGCTGGCACTCGTCGTCACGGTGTCGGACACCACGCTGGGCGCGGGGGAGACTTCCCTCGTCACATTCCGCTTCTCGCGAGCGGTCGTCGGATTCTCGAATGCCAACGTAACCGTGACCGATGGCGCGCTGTCGCCCGTGACATCCGCCGACGGAGGCGTGACCTTCACCGCCACGTTCACTCCCGCCCAGAACACCCGCAGCACGGGCAATGTGATCTCAGTGAACCTGGCCGGGGTGACTGATGCTTTCGGCGCAAGCGCCGGCGGCGCGGTTGTCGTGTCCAACTCCTTCGCGGTCGCCACGGCACCCGTCCCCGAAAAGACCCCGACGCCGGAAGAGACGCCAGCTGCCCCTACCGAGACGTCGGGGCTCGCCTCAACGGGAACCGACGCCAGCGGTGTCCTGGCTGCCGGGGCTCTGCTTGTGCTTCTCGGCGCCGCGGTCTCTGTTGCTCGCCGACGCGCCACACGCGCCTGA
- a CDS encoding VanZ family protein, whose protein sequence is MFAAYLVALALIVFTPGSDAERVTGILASVAHAVEAWGVPFELGYGVLEFGANIVLFVPFGLLLGMNAPLWHPWLVVATGLATSCLIEFVQLGLPSRFSTASDLLANTLGTVLGVALLALWRQAAARRP, encoded by the coding sequence TTGTTTGCGGCCTATCTGGTCGCGCTGGCGCTGATTGTCTTCACGCCGGGGTCGGACGCAGAACGGGTGACCGGGATTCTGGCGTCCGTGGCCCATGCGGTCGAAGCGTGGGGCGTGCCTTTCGAACTGGGCTACGGCGTGCTCGAGTTCGGCGCGAACATTGTGTTGTTCGTGCCGTTCGGGCTGTTGCTGGGGATGAACGCGCCGCTCTGGCATCCGTGGCTCGTCGTCGCGACCGGCCTCGCCACGAGCTGCCTGATCGAGTTCGTGCAGCTGGGGCTGCCCAGCCGCTTCTCGACGGCCTCCGACTTGCTCGCCAACACATTGGGCACGGTGTTGGGCGTCGCGCTGCTCGCGCTCTGGCGGCAGGCAGCTGCCCGCCGCCCCTAG
- a CDS encoding HAD-IIB family hydrolase: protein MTTKLVAFDLDDTLAASKSPLDPEMAAVLLRLLEVAEVCIISGGNYTQFQNQVLEVLDIDDEALLSRLHLMPTCGTQYLRFEQGAWAQRYAEVLSDDEKARALESVERNAKALGYWELETWGPILEDRGSQITFSALGQKAPVDAKAAWDTDGVKKGALRDAVALELLDLEVRSGGSTSIDITKRGVDKAYGMRKLVEATGIALDEMLFVGDRLDEGGNDYPVKAMGVECFAVHGWRDTVVVVEGLLERGLAAA from the coding sequence ATGACTACTAAGCTCGTAGCCTTTGACCTTGACGACACCCTGGCGGCATCGAAGTCGCCGCTCGACCCCGAAATGGCCGCCGTCCTGCTGCGCCTGCTCGAGGTCGCCGAGGTGTGCATCATCTCCGGCGGTAACTACACGCAGTTCCAGAATCAGGTGCTGGAGGTGCTCGACATCGACGACGAGGCGCTCCTCTCACGCCTGCACCTGATGCCGACCTGCGGCACCCAGTACCTGCGCTTCGAGCAGGGTGCGTGGGCGCAGCGCTACGCCGAGGTGTTGAGCGACGACGAGAAGGCGCGCGCGCTGGAGTCGGTCGAGCGCAACGCGAAGGCGCTCGGCTACTGGGAGCTGGAGACCTGGGGCCCGATCCTCGAGGACCGCGGCTCGCAGATCACGTTCTCGGCGCTCGGCCAGAAGGCTCCCGTTGACGCGAAGGCAGCCTGGGACACCGACGGTGTCAAGAAGGGTGCGCTGCGCGACGCTGTGGCCCTGGAACTGCTCGACCTCGAGGTGCGCTCCGGCGGCTCCACCTCCATCGACATCACCAAGCGCGGAGTCGACAAGGCCTACGGCATGCGCAAGCTGGTCGAGGCGACGGGGATCGCTCTCGACGAGATGCTCTTCGTCGGCGACCGCCTCGATGAGGGCGGCAACGACTACCCGGTGAAGGCAATGGGCGTCGAGTGCTTCGCCGTGCACGGATGGCGCGACACTGTCGTCGTCGTCGAGGGCCTGCTTGAGCGCGGCCTCGCCGCGGCCTAA
- a CDS encoding sensor histidine kinase — translation MTAGAIGLAGLVFGVLAVGPFRDQHAGTLGPYAILSFVVLVGLPIVIGLWGSWAPLPVLIALCTLEAVAMLAVLTGWPLLHGYAHDEALGMPWPLGISALPIVCVALVMRGPLVWAYLGVIGLLTVWVMYTSNSGPEALLEAIQTGLYATSFASVFVGLVLVGLQSAERLDLLQAAERLGAARNAARLAREAERARFDGLIHDGVISTLLMVGRAEQVDGDHVRQAADTLAQLERIAAGVRAAGVVPVAQLIVGLRRLAEQNATPFAVELDEGVDSAVLTLPAGAVEAMVAAGGEALRNSLEHAGGRQQPRTVARRIELWVQEDVIAVGIRDDGVGFEPARVRPERMGLARSIRARMDELAGGYAVVDSQPGQGTLVTLGWVRR, via the coding sequence ATGACGGCCGGGGCAATCGGCCTCGCCGGGCTGGTTTTCGGCGTCCTCGCCGTCGGGCCGTTCAGGGACCAACACGCGGGAACCCTCGGGCCATACGCCATCCTCAGCTTCGTCGTGCTCGTCGGCCTGCCGATCGTGATCGGGCTGTGGGGGAGCTGGGCACCGCTGCCCGTGCTCATCGCACTCTGCACCCTCGAGGCAGTCGCCATGCTCGCGGTGCTGACCGGATGGCCGCTCCTGCACGGGTACGCGCATGACGAGGCGCTGGGCATGCCCTGGCCGCTCGGAATCTCCGCGCTCCCGATCGTCTGCGTGGCCCTCGTCATGCGTGGGCCGCTCGTCTGGGCCTACCTCGGGGTGATCGGGCTGCTCACCGTCTGGGTCATGTATACGTCGAACTCGGGTCCTGAAGCGCTGCTGGAGGCCATCCAGACCGGGTTGTACGCGACATCCTTCGCCTCGGTCTTCGTGGGCCTCGTGCTCGTCGGTCTGCAGAGCGCCGAGCGGCTAGACCTGCTCCAGGCCGCCGAACGGCTGGGTGCAGCACGCAATGCAGCGCGTCTGGCCCGCGAGGCGGAGCGTGCGCGGTTCGACGGGCTCATCCACGACGGCGTCATCTCGACGCTGCTGATGGTGGGCCGCGCCGAGCAGGTGGACGGCGATCATGTGCGGCAGGCCGCAGACACGCTGGCCCAGCTGGAACGCATCGCCGCGGGAGTGCGCGCCGCAGGCGTCGTGCCCGTTGCCCAGTTGATCGTGGGGTTGCGCCGGCTCGCCGAACAGAATGCGACCCCGTTCGCCGTCGAACTCGACGAGGGGGTGGATTCCGCCGTGCTCACGCTGCCGGCCGGAGCCGTCGAGGCGATGGTTGCCGCCGGCGGCGAAGCGCTCCGGAACTCCCTTGAGCACGCAGGGGGGCGCCAGCAGCCACGCACGGTCGCGCGCCGGATCGAGCTGTGGGTGCAGGAGGACGTCATCGCGGTCGGCATCCGCGACGACGGTGTCGGCTTCGAGCCGGCACGGGTGCGGCCGGAGCGCATGGGGCTCGCCCGCAGCATCCGCGCGCGGATGGACGAGCTTGCGGGCGGCTACGCAGTTGTCGACTCCCAGCCCGGCCAGGGAACTCTGGTCACGCTGGGTTGGGTGCGCCGATGA
- a CDS encoding response regulator: MNTFRVALIDDHEIVARGFADLFASAPGISVIALARTVDELLEILEDAAQPALDLVILDLRLADGSTPALNVRRLREAGSAVLAFTGGDDTALVRSAAHSGVLGVIRKSEPAAVLLDAVRQAAVGEPVASTEWAAALDGDPELSDAGLSARERQVLSLYAAGAKAPLVAATAGVTESTVIDYIRRIRSKYERVGRPANTKVDLYKRALEDGILPVPGNRGARPPAVADSD, from the coding sequence ATGAATACCTTCCGTGTTGCACTGATCGACGACCATGAAATCGTGGCGAGGGGTTTCGCCGACCTGTTTGCCAGTGCCCCGGGCATCTCGGTCATAGCACTCGCGCGCACCGTCGACGAGCTGCTCGAGATCTTGGAGGACGCCGCGCAACCGGCGCTCGACCTTGTCATCCTCGATCTGCGGCTGGCGGACGGCTCGACGCCCGCGCTGAACGTGCGCCGGCTGCGCGAGGCCGGATCCGCCGTGCTGGCGTTCACCGGCGGCGATGACACGGCGCTCGTGCGCTCCGCGGCGCACAGCGGTGTGCTCGGCGTCATCCGCAAGTCTGAGCCGGCGGCCGTGCTGCTCGACGCCGTGCGACAGGCGGCGGTCGGCGAGCCCGTCGCCTCCACCGAGTGGGCCGCGGCCCTGGACGGCGACCCTGAGCTCTCGGATGCCGGCCTGAGCGCCCGGGAACGACAGGTACTCTCGTTGTACGCCGCCGGAGCGAAGGCCCCGCTCGTGGCTGCCACGGCTGGCGTCACCGAGTCAACCGTGATCGACTACATCCGCCGGATCCGCTCGAAGTACGAGCGAGTGGGACGGCCGGCGAACACCAAGGTCGACCTCTACAAGCGTGCATTGGAAGACGGCATCCTGCCCGTTCCCGGCAACCGCGGCGCGCGCCCGCCAGCGGTCGCCGATAGTGACTGA
- a CDS encoding thymidine kinase: protein MAKLYFRYGAMNSGKSTALLQAAHNYEERGHAVLLAKPAVDTKGDLGILSRLGFTRPVDFVLTAEADALALFQEHRRRVLTTTNRDVSCLLIDEAQFLSEAQVDDLLRIAVLEGIPVLAYGIRTDFQTVAFPGSRRLLEVAHSLEELKTICRCGRKAVFNGRKIGDRYVFDGAQVAIDATDAVSYESLCGSCYLQESHGMLNGRAHREVAGSAV, encoded by the coding sequence ATGGCCAAACTTTATTTTCGCTACGGCGCCATGAATTCGGGCAAGAGCACCGCGCTCTTGCAGGCCGCGCACAACTACGAGGAGCGCGGGCACGCCGTGCTGCTGGCCAAGCCGGCCGTCGACACCAAAGGTGATCTCGGTATCCTCTCGCGGCTCGGCTTCACGCGCCCCGTCGATTTCGTGCTGACCGCTGAGGCCGATGCACTCGCCCTGTTCCAGGAACACCGGCGCCGGGTGCTGACGACGACGAACCGCGATGTGAGCTGCCTTCTCATCGATGAGGCGCAGTTCCTCAGTGAGGCGCAGGTGGATGACCTGCTCCGCATCGCAGTGCTCGAGGGCATCCCGGTGTTGGCCTATGGCATCCGGACCGACTTCCAGACGGTTGCGTTCCCCGGCAGCCGGCGCCTGCTCGAGGTGGCGCACAGCCTCGAGGAGTTGAAGACCATCTGCCGGTGTGGCCGCAAAGCCGTGTTCAACGGCCGCAAGATCGGCGACCGCTACGTCTTCGACGGAGCCCAGGTCGCCATTGACGCCACCGACGCGGTGAGCTACGAGTCGCTCTGCGGCTCCTGCTACCTCCAGGAGTCCCACGGCATGCTCAATGGGCGCGCCCACCGTGAGGTAGCCGGCAGCGCTGTCTGA
- a CDS encoding helix-turn-helix transcriptional regulator: MSTNDAAGSTRPAAGPERPIRVGILDEHVLLLDSMESWIADNAPEFEVVVRAETWVDLVRSENFPTALVLMDDAPAETVPLEARIRTCRAAGARVVVMSAHDPEGARARALAAGALAYLSKSDSIQTFHAVAREAMGLDGAGAPVESGDAVASVDTSDFVRPKLSPGELEALRLYATGNTTAAVARLMNVKYETAKTYLRRVREKYAKANRPASRRAELITRAAEDGYL; this comes from the coding sequence ATGAGCACGAACGACGCTGCGGGCAGCACTCGGCCGGCAGCGGGGCCAGAACGGCCGATCCGGGTCGGCATCCTCGACGAGCACGTCTTGCTGCTCGACAGCATGGAATCGTGGATCGCCGACAACGCCCCGGAGTTCGAGGTTGTCGTGCGCGCAGAGACCTGGGTTGATCTGGTGCGCAGCGAGAACTTCCCGACCGCCCTCGTGCTGATGGATGACGCGCCGGCGGAGACCGTTCCCCTCGAAGCGCGCATCCGCACGTGCCGTGCGGCAGGGGCGCGCGTTGTGGTGATGAGCGCACACGATCCGGAAGGCGCCAGGGCTCGCGCCCTGGCGGCGGGTGCGCTCGCCTATCTCTCGAAATCCGACTCGATCCAGACGTTCCACGCGGTCGCGCGCGAGGCCATGGGCCTCGACGGCGCGGGGGCGCCGGTCGAATCTGGCGACGCCGTGGCATCCGTCGACACGAGCGACTTCGTCAGGCCCAAGCTCAGCCCGGGTGAGTTGGAAGCGCTGCGGCTCTATGCCACCGGCAACACCACGGCGGCCGTGGCGCGGCTCATGAATGTGAAATACGAGACAGCCAAGACATACTTGAGACGCGTGCGCGAGAAGTACGCCAAGGCGAACCGGCCTGCGAGTCGGCGCGCCGAGCTCATCACGCGAGCCGCTGAGGACGGGTATCTGTAG
- a CDS encoding Rv2578c family radical SAM protein, whose protein sequence is MRWSAQELDVEQPSTLPGLARLSNLVRSVQTPEFAGMTFHEVLAKSALNKVPSQSTMPFEWTINPYRGCSHACVYCFARPSHGYLDLNTGEDFDRQLIVKTNVAEVLRTELRRPSWQRHPVALGTNTDPYQRAEGRYALMPGIIDALVGGGTPFSILTKGTLLRRDLAQIADAARTVPVSIAMSIAIYDDTLQQSIEPGTPSTTARLATVTAVREAGLNCSVFLMPILPFLTDTKAHLDEALRRAQAAGATSVVYTSLFLRPGVREWFMHWLGEEHPQLLPRYTQLYAGGAYAPKEYRRWLADRIEPLIRAHGLQRGETSPATGGVAPPVGGRAQAAATPVRAEPTLF, encoded by the coding sequence ATGAGGTGGAGCGCGCAAGAACTCGACGTCGAGCAGCCGTCGACGCTGCCAGGGCTCGCCCGGCTGAGCAACCTGGTGCGCAGCGTACAGACGCCGGAGTTCGCCGGTATGACGTTCCACGAGGTGCTCGCCAAGTCGGCGCTGAACAAGGTGCCCAGCCAGAGCACGATGCCCTTCGAATGGACGATCAACCCCTACCGGGGCTGCTCGCACGCCTGCGTGTACTGCTTCGCCCGGCCGTCGCACGGCTACCTCGACCTGAACACGGGCGAGGACTTCGACCGGCAGCTGATCGTCAAGACGAATGTCGCCGAGGTGCTGCGCACCGAGCTCCGCCGGCCGAGCTGGCAGCGGCATCCGGTCGCCCTCGGCACCAACACTGACCCGTACCAGCGGGCTGAGGGGCGCTACGCCCTGATGCCCGGCATCATCGACGCGTTGGTGGGCGGCGGCACGCCATTCAGCATTCTCACCAAGGGCACGCTGCTGCGCCGCGACTTGGCGCAGATCGCGGATGCCGCGCGCACCGTGCCCGTGAGCATCGCCATGTCGATCGCGATCTACGACGACACGTTGCAGCAGTCGATCGAGCCGGGCACGCCAAGTACCACCGCGCGGCTGGCGACGGTGACGGCCGTGCGCGAGGCCGGGCTGAACTGCTCGGTGTTCCTGATGCCGATCCTGCCGTTCCTCACCGACACCAAGGCGCACCTCGACGAGGCACTTCGGCGCGCGCAAGCCGCGGGCGCCACCTCGGTTGTCTACACGTCGCTCTTCCTCAGGCCGGGCGTGCGTGAATGGTTCATGCACTGGCTCGGCGAGGAGCACCCGCAGCTGCTGCCGCGCTACACACAGCTCTACGCCGGTGGCGCCTACGCGCCAAAGGAGTACCGGCGCTGGCTCGCCGACCGAATCGAGCCGTTGATCCGCGCCCATGGCCTCCAGCGGGGCGAGACGTCACCGGCAACGGGCGGCGTCGCGCCACCCGTGGGCGGTCGGGCCCAGGCCGCCGCCACGCCGGTGCGTGCGGAGCCCACGCTCTTCTGA